From a region of the Paenibacillus lutimineralis genome:
- the sdaAA gene encoding L-serine ammonia-lyase, iron-sulfur-dependent, subunit alpha: protein MRFANLEQLIRLCEKEAVTIGQLMITEQAAETGKTDQQVILQMTEYYEVMKEAVHKGIESEMQPRSGLTGGDARRVHAHLQQGVPSLGEEACTAMAYALAVSEVNASMGRIIATPTAGSCGIIPGVFVSSQERFGWSDEHMVQGLFSAGAIGYVIANNSFVSGAEGGCQAEVGSAIGMAAGALVELRGGTPEQAVHAVGLALKNTLGLICDPVAGLVEIPCIVRNGFGAVTAMAAADMALAGIRSVIPSDEVIDVMLEVGSMMPEKHRETALGGLAQTPTGKRIMKELYEKEEG, encoded by the coding sequence ATGAGATTTGCGAATTTAGAGCAATTGATCCGGCTTTGTGAGAAAGAAGCAGTAACGATCGGGCAGTTGATGATTACAGAACAAGCGGCTGAGACGGGGAAAACAGATCAGCAAGTCATCCTGCAGATGACAGAGTACTATGAAGTTATGAAAGAGGCGGTTCATAAGGGAATAGAGAGCGAGATGCAGCCCCGCAGTGGATTAACTGGCGGAGATGCCAGACGGGTTCATGCTCATTTGCAGCAAGGCGTTCCTTCACTGGGAGAAGAAGCCTGCACAGCAATGGCTTATGCTCTGGCGGTGTCCGAGGTGAACGCTTCGATGGGAAGGATTATTGCCACTCCAACGGCAGGCTCCTGTGGTATTATACCAGGAGTGTTCGTCAGCTCACAGGAACGGTTTGGCTGGAGCGATGAGCATATGGTTCAGGGCCTGTTCAGTGCGGGGGCGATCGGTTACGTTATCGCCAATAACTCCTTCGTATCAGGGGCCGAAGGCGGATGTCAGGCTGAGGTAGGCTCGGCAATCGGTATGGCTGCCGGAGCTCTAGTGGAGCTGCGCGGCGGTACGCCCGAGCAGGCGGTTCATGCGGTAGGACTGGCGCTAAAAAATACGCTCGGTCTTATTTGTGATCCGGTAGCTGGTCTAGTAGAAATCCCCTGTATTGTCAGAAACGGCTTCGGTGCGGTTACGGCGATGGCCGCAGCGGATATGGCATTGGCCGGTATAAGAAGTGTTATTCCGTCTGATGAAGTTATCGATGTGATGCTCGAGGTTGGTAGCATGATGCCTGAGAAGCATCGCGAGACAGCGCTAGGTGGACTTGCACAGACCCCTACAGGCAAGAGGATTATGAAAGAGCTGTATGAGAAAGAGGAGGGATAA
- the cobD gene encoding threonine-phosphate decarboxylase CobD, translating to MLLEVYGHGGDLQTAAERYGIAPGQMMDLSANINPLGPPPGLLDKLQEVLPEIVKYPDPGHRRLVSLLSQRYAVEPGCLVIGNGAAENMALALLALSPTKVGIIEPCFSEYRTLAEQFGAQVSSVSGSAKRAFRAEPQDVERLIIETDLVFLGQPNNPNGVQYPLDELRRFADIAERSGTYLIVDEAFVDFIPEQQRQSLLPELTKYSQLVLIRSMTKFYAIPGLRLGFAIASPELAARMRGKQVTWSVNSLALAAGEVCLQADEAYEQATIVIIMEQRKLLHAALQELGCETWPGEANFMLVRLPEGWTAAEVQTELGKRGVLVRSCAMYAGLGERDIRIAVKGEYESRRLLTELSVVLGGKTR from the coding sequence ATGTTGCTGGAAGTGTACGGACATGGCGGAGATTTACAGACCGCCGCAGAACGTTACGGAATTGCCCCGGGGCAGATGATGGATTTGAGCGCCAATATTAATCCGCTTGGTCCGCCGCCCGGCTTACTGGATAAATTGCAGGAGGTTCTACCGGAAATTGTAAAGTATCCGGATCCTGGTCATCGTCGCTTGGTATCCTTGTTAAGCCAGCGTTATGCCGTGGAACCGGGCTGTCTTGTGATCGGTAATGGCGCTGCGGAGAATATGGCACTGGCCCTGTTAGCCCTATCTCCAACGAAGGTGGGCATCATTGAGCCATGCTTCTCGGAGTATCGGACACTGGCTGAACAGTTCGGCGCACAGGTCAGCTCAGTGTCCGGGTCGGCGAAGAGAGCCTTTCGGGCGGAGCCACAGGACGTTGAACGCTTGATTATCGAGACGGATCTTGTATTTCTGGGACAACCCAACAATCCGAACGGCGTGCAGTATCCGCTTGATGAACTACGCAGATTTGCGGATATTGCCGAACGGAGCGGTACTTATTTGATTGTTGACGAAGCTTTTGTTGACTTCATACCCGAACAGCAGAGACAGTCGCTGCTGCCAGAGCTGACAAAGTATAGCCAACTTGTACTCATCCGTTCGATGACGAAATTTTATGCGATTCCTGGGCTAAGACTTGGCTTTGCGATCGCTTCACCGGAGCTTGCAGCTAGGATGCGTGGCAAGCAGGTAACCTGGAGCGTCAATTCGTTGGCTCTGGCCGCCGGAGAGGTGTGTCTACAGGCGGATGAGGCCTATGAGCAGGCGACCATTGTCATCATTATGGAGCAACGTAAGCTGCTGCATGCTGCCTTGCAAGAGCTCGGCTGCGAAACGTGGCCAGGAGAGGCGAACTTCATGCTTGTCCGTCTACCTGAAGGCTGGACAGCAGCTGAGGTTCAAACTGAGCTTGGAAAGCGCGGAGTGCTGGTTCGTAGCTGTGCGATGTATGCAGGGCTTGGTGAGCGCGATATCCGGATTGCAGTCAAAGGAGAATATGAGAGCCGGAGACTGCTCACGGAATTGAGCGTTGTGCTGGGGGGGAAGACAAGATGA
- a CDS encoding NAD-dependent epimerase/dehydratase family protein, with translation MRTIEELEAKLAEPSEALVKDLSTIEGDILILGVGGKMGPSLARLAQNTVREGGLNKRIIGVSRFSNEEARRELEDAGIETISCDLLNDAELMKLPHADNIIYMAGNKFGTTGREHFTWGMNTYLPGRVAEKYRDSRIVVFSSGNIYPFMPVGSGGASESITPEPIGEYAQSTLGRERIFEYHSHKNGTPMLFYRLNYAIDMRYGVLLEIAKSVHEQRAINLTMGHANVIWQGDANQMALRCLTECTNPPSIMNITGPETMSIRWAAEEFAKRLGKEAIFEGTESELALLNNASKSHQRFGYPTVSLLQMIDWMAEWVEAGGSTWNKPTHFQERKGKF, from the coding sequence TTGAGAACAATTGAGGAATTGGAAGCAAAATTGGCTGAGCCCTCCGAGGCATTGGTCAAGGACTTATCTACAATTGAAGGAGATATTCTGATTCTTGGTGTAGGCGGAAAAATGGGCCCTAGTCTAGCCCGGTTGGCCCAAAACACAGTACGAGAGGGCGGATTGAACAAACGCATCATCGGCGTATCGCGATTCTCCAATGAAGAGGCAAGACGTGAGCTGGAGGATGCAGGAATTGAGACCATTTCCTGTGACCTGCTGAACGATGCAGAACTGATGAAGTTGCCCCATGCTGACAACATCATCTATATGGCCGGCAATAAATTTGGGACTACAGGCCGGGAGCATTTCACCTGGGGGATGAATACGTATTTGCCAGGCAGAGTGGCTGAGAAATATAGGGATTCGCGTATCGTCGTATTCTCTTCGGGGAACATCTATCCATTTATGCCGGTCGGCAGCGGCGGCGCCAGTGAATCGATCACACCAGAACCGATCGGTGAATATGCCCAATCGACCTTGGGCAGGGAGCGCATTTTTGAATACCATTCGCATAAGAACGGAACGCCGATGTTGTTCTATCGCTTGAATTACGCGATTGATATGCGCTATGGTGTATTGCTCGAAATCGCCAAATCCGTCCATGAGCAGCGGGCGATCAATCTGACGATGGGGCATGCGAACGTGATCTGGCAGGGGGATGCCAACCAGATGGCGCTGCGTTGCCTGACGGAATGCACAAATCCGCCAAGTATTATGAACATCACCGGGCCGGAGACGATGTCGATCCGCTGGGCTGCCGAGGAATTCGCCAAGCGGCTTGGTAAGGAAGCGATCTTCGAAGGAACGGAATCCGAGTTGGCGCTACTTAACAATGCCTCAAAGTCACATCAGCGCTTCGGCTACCCTACGGTATCCTTGCTGCAAATGATTGATTGGATGGCCGAATGGGTTGAAGCCGGCGGATCGACATGGAATAAACCGACTCACTTCCAGGAAAGAAAGGGGAAATTCTAG
- a CDS encoding lipoate--protein ligase, whose translation MLFIDNQGINDPSINLAIEEYTLRHLPLEDDSYLLFYINAPSIIIGKHQNTIEEINQEYCKENGVQVVRRLSGGGAVYHDLGNLNFSFITKDDGDSFHNFRKFTQPVVEALKSMGVNAELSGRNDLQVGEQKISGNAQFSTRGRMFSHGTLMFNSNLDNVQASLKANPEKFKSKSTKSVRSRVANISDFMDHKMTIEEFRAELLRHIFGMEADQVPQYKLTEADWAKINEISQQRYKNWDWNYGLSPASNVKHAKKFPAGIIDLRMDIEEGHIRNIKIYGDFFGVGDVVDIEDKLRGIRYEEGAVREALADIDVKYYFGNIDKDEFIGLVFLEE comes from the coding sequence ATGCTGTTTATTGATAATCAAGGAATTAACGATCCATCGATTAACCTCGCTATTGAAGAATATACATTAAGGCATCTTCCACTGGAGGACGACAGTTATTTGTTGTTCTATATCAATGCCCCATCGATCATCATCGGCAAGCATCAGAATACGATCGAAGAGATCAATCAGGAATACTGCAAGGAGAACGGAGTTCAAGTCGTTCGTCGTCTATCGGGAGGCGGTGCAGTCTATCATGATCTCGGCAACCTTAACTTCAGCTTCATTACGAAGGATGACGGTGATTCATTCCACAATTTCCGCAAATTCACACAGCCAGTTGTTGAAGCTCTGAAATCAATGGGCGTTAATGCCGAGCTGTCGGGACGGAACGATCTTCAGGTCGGGGAGCAGAAAATATCCGGCAATGCCCAATTCTCCACACGCGGACGGATGTTCAGCCACGGTACACTGATGTTCAACTCCAATTTGGATAATGTCCAAGCCTCCTTGAAGGCCAATCCAGAGAAATTTAAATCCAAGAGTACTAAATCGGTGCGCAGCCGTGTTGCCAATATTAGCGACTTCATGGATCACAAAATGACGATTGAGGAATTCCGTGCGGAATTGCTGCGTCATATTTTCGGAATGGAAGCAGATCAAGTGCCGCAATACAAATTGACTGAAGCCGATTGGGCAAAAATCAATGAAATTTCACAGCAGCGCTATAAGAACTGGGACTGGAACTATGGTCTGTCCCCAGCCAGCAATGTGAAGCATGCCAAGAAGTTCCCTGCAGGCATTATTGACCTGCGTATGGACATCGAAGAGGGGCATATTCGCAACATTAAAATCTACGGTGACTTCTTCGGCGTCGGAGATGTCGTTGATATCGAGGACAAGCTTAGAGGCATCCGCTACGAAGAAGGCGCGGTCCGTGAAGCACTTGCAGATATCGATGTAAAATACTATTTCGGCAACATCGACAAGGATGAATTTATCGGTCTGGTGTTCCTGGAAGAATAG
- a CDS encoding AAA family ATPase, which translates to MKCEFIMAMLHRPDVVFLDEPTIGLDVIAKERIRSFVLEMNRRGVTFILTTHDLEDIEQLARRVIVVNHGEIVFDDSIQALRGFLGEKKTVHLTTELAPDWRAIEGVSVLKQDSLTEAELELDTSIMLLQKFISFVNERYTIRDMALNALPIERIIKELYVGA; encoded by the coding sequence ATGAAATGCGAGTTCATTATGGCGATGTTGCATCGCCCAGATGTCGTCTTCCTCGATGAGCCAACGATCGGACTGGATGTGATCGCTAAGGAGAGAATTCGCTCATTTGTGCTGGAGATGAATCGGCGCGGTGTGACGTTCATTCTGACAACGCATGATCTGGAGGATATTGAGCAATTGGCGCGACGGGTTATCGTCGTGAACCACGGTGAGATCGTATTTGATGATTCTATCCAGGCACTGCGCGGATTTTTAGGTGAGAAGAAGACAGTACATCTCACGACAGAACTGGCCCCAGATTGGCGGGCGATCGAAGGGGTCAGTGTACTGAAGCAAGATTCTCTTACTGAAGCTGAACTGGAGCTGGATACGAGTATTATGCTGCTTCAGAAGTTCATTTCCTTCGTGAACGAGCGGTATACGATCCGGGACATGGCGCTGAATGCTCTACCGATTGAACGTATCATTAAGGAATTATATGTGGGAGCATAA
- the cbiB gene encoding adenosylcobinamide-phosphate synthase CbiB: MAAWWVLPAAYALDRLLGDPRWLPHPVIGMGKAIAVVEALLRRLCRPRHYRVAGLLLPLTVVGGSFALTWAVLYLLAQVSPWLSAAAEAIVIWTTIASKGLRDAGMEVCAQLRKGDLPAARRSLGMIVGRDTSHLDEPEIARGAVETVAENIVDAIVSPLFFALLGGAPLAIAYRAVNTLDSMVGYKNDKYIDLGWASARLDDVANYIPARITALLLFLGAWMMRLDVKGAVRAVRRDAPKHPSPNSGYPEAAVAGALGIQLGGENSYHGVVSFRAHMGEKTRELRGEDIPHAVGLMFFAANVAVLLGTLITVWVNGGWHWI; this comes from the coding sequence ATGGCGGCGTGGTGGGTGCTGCCGGCGGCGTATGCACTCGACCGGCTGCTCGGCGATCCAAGATGGCTTCCCCACCCGGTCATCGGGATGGGGAAGGCGATCGCCGTAGTCGAGGCGCTGCTGCGCCGCCTATGTAGGCCCCGCCACTACCGGGTGGCGGGGCTGCTGCTGCCGCTGACCGTTGTTGGCGGCAGCTTCGCTCTCACCTGGGCCGTGCTGTATTTGCTGGCCCAGGTGAGCCCGTGGCTGTCCGCAGCTGCGGAGGCGATCGTCATCTGGACGACGATCGCTTCCAAGGGCTTGCGGGACGCCGGGATGGAGGTGTGCGCCCAGCTGCGCAAGGGCGACCTCCCGGCAGCCCGACGATCGCTTGGCATGATCGTCGGGCGCGACACGAGCCATCTCGACGAGCCGGAGATCGCCCGCGGCGCCGTCGAGACGGTCGCCGAGAACATCGTCGATGCGATCGTGTCGCCGCTGTTCTTCGCCCTGCTCGGCGGCGCCCCGCTGGCTATCGCATACCGGGCTGTGAATACGCTGGATTCGATGGTCGGCTACAAGAACGACAAATATATCGATCTGGGTTGGGCCTCGGCCCGGCTGGACGATGTCGCGAATTATATTCCGGCGCGTATAACAGCCTTGCTGCTGTTCCTTGGGGCTTGGATGATGAGGCTTGATGTGAAGGGGGCTGTCCGCGCTGTACGGCGTGATGCTCCGAAGCATCCTAGTCCAAACAGCGGCTACCCGGAAGCTGCGGTAGCCGGAGCTCTAGGCATTCAGCTTGGCGGAGAGAATTCTTATCATGGTGTCGTATCGTTCCGTGCTCATATGGGAGAGAAAACTCGTGAGCTTCGTGGCGAAGATATCCCACATGCGGTCGGATTGATGTTTTTCGCAGCGAATGTGGCAGTTCTGCTTGGAACGTTGATTACGGTCTGGGTGAATGGCGGATGGCATTGGATCTGA
- a CDS encoding adenosylcobinamide amidohydrolase yields MRKLRQVVNIYVDKHYRCDEPENDIRQLLQEWDLPEQETAGLLTAVRLRYAAVAEERTNDYAVFCCATAGASNSARAGVQRTTFPALWTPGTINILLAVDGRMTDAALVNAVITATEAKTAALQDLGVLDAENGLAATGTTTDAVVLGASQRADWPLLHAYAGTATDLGGTVGRLVYAAVGESLCAAAGERR; encoded by the coding sequence ATGCGCAAGCTTCGCCAAGTCGTGAATATATATGTGGACAAGCATTATCGCTGCGATGAGCCGGAGAATGATATTCGGCAATTGCTGCAGGAGTGGGATTTACCGGAGCAGGAGACCGCCGGGTTGCTGACGGCGGTGAGGCTGCGCTACGCGGCGGTTGCCGAGGAGCGCACCAATGATTACGCCGTGTTCTGCTGCGCAACGGCGGGGGCTTCGAACTCCGCACGGGCGGGAGTTCAGCGGACGACGTTCCCGGCGCTTTGGACGCCGGGGACGATCAACATCCTGCTAGCGGTAGACGGCAGGATGACGGATGCAGCGCTGGTGAACGCCGTCATCACGGCGACGGAGGCCAAGACCGCAGCGCTGCAGGACCTCGGCGTGCTTGATGCCGAGAATGGACTTGCGGCCACCGGCACCACGACAGACGCGGTCGTGCTCGGCGCCAGTCAGCGGGCCGATTGGCCGCTGCTGCATGCCTATGCCGGGACCGCGACCGATCTGGGCGGCACGGTAGGCCGCCTGGTGTACGCCGCCGTGGGCGAGTCGCTGTGCGCTGCAGCGGGTGAGCGTCGATGA
- a CDS encoding dihydrodipicolinate synthase family protein has translation MKALHEGLVIPAHPLALDENRQLDEKHQRALTRYYVASGAGGIAIGVHSTQFEIRDPEHNLFEPVLRMAAEEIAKSQIDRPFIKVAGVCGPTEQAVSEARLTQSLGYDAVLLSMGGLVDWSEQDILDRTKQVADIMPVIGFYLQPSVGGRIFSFDFWLQFAEIPNVVAIKMAPFNRYQSIDVARAICYSSRRDEIALYTGNDDNIINDLLTTYRFEVNGELVEKAVVGGLLGHWAVWTKKAVELLEEIKLARVHGEIAKEWLTRNIQVTDTNAAFFDPSHQFAGCIPGIHEVLRRQGLMQGIWCLNPHETLSPGQMEEIDRMYRDYPHLHDDEFVAAHLAEWLED, from the coding sequence ATGAAAGCGCTGCACGAGGGCCTGGTCATCCCTGCCCACCCTCTAGCGTTGGATGAAAACCGTCAATTGGATGAGAAGCATCAACGGGCGTTAACCCGTTATTATGTCGCATCGGGGGCCGGTGGGATAGCGATCGGCGTTCATTCCACCCAATTTGAAATTCGTGACCCAGAGCATAATCTGTTTGAGCCTGTACTTAGAATGGCGGCAGAAGAGATCGCCAAGTCCCAAATAGATCGTCCATTTATTAAAGTAGCCGGCGTATGTGGGCCTACGGAGCAGGCTGTCAGTGAGGCGCGGTTAACGCAATCATTGGGCTACGATGCTGTTCTGCTCAGTATGGGTGGACTAGTCGACTGGAGTGAGCAGGATATTCTGGACAGAACGAAGCAGGTTGCCGACATCATGCCCGTTATTGGCTTCTATTTGCAGCCGTCTGTTGGCGGACGGATTTTCAGCTTCGATTTCTGGCTCCAATTTGCCGAGATTCCAAATGTGGTCGCGATCAAGATGGCTCCGTTCAACCGTTACCAATCCATCGATGTAGCTCGTGCTATATGCTATTCAAGCAGACGGGATGAGATCGCACTGTATACAGGTAATGATGACAATATCATCAATGACCTACTGACAACCTACCGTTTTGAAGTGAATGGAGAGCTTGTGGAAAAAGCCGTTGTCGGCGGCTTGTTGGGCCATTGGGCAGTCTGGACGAAAAAAGCCGTTGAGCTGCTGGAAGAAATCAAGCTTGCTCGCGTTCACGGTGAAATCGCGAAAGAATGGTTAACCCGAAATATCCAAGTGACAGATACCAATGCAGCCTTTTTTGATCCTTCGCATCAGTTTGCCGGCTGTATTCCAGGCATTCATGAAGTACTGCGCCGCCAAGGCCTGATGCAGGGCATTTGGTGTCTGAACCCGCATGAGACACTGTCACCGGGTCAGATGGAGGAAATCGACCGTATGTATCGGGATTATCCACATTTGCATGATGATGAATTTGTGGCAGCACACCTGGCCGAATGGCTTGAAGATTAA
- the sdaAB gene encoding L-serine ammonia-lyase, iron-sulfur-dependent subunit beta, whose translation MRFKDVFSIIGPSMVGPSSSHTAGAVRLGRTARHVLGEQPEQVEIIFYGSFATTHRGHGTDLAMIAGLLDYDTDDLRIREAFERAEEAGMKVKIRSAQKAGVHPNTATIILHRGDQKIVVTGSSIGGGNIEVVSIDDFDVKFTAIYPTLLIFHADRRGILAEMTDIFKHSNTNIGFMEVDRKSRSGDALTVIECDEILDCEFIERICSLPDVHRVRLIHLGVKGDRG comes from the coding sequence ATGCGATTCAAGGATGTATTCTCCATAATCGGTCCGAGCATGGTGGGCCCCTCCAGTTCTCATACTGCAGGGGCTGTGCGACTGGGAAGAACAGCACGCCATGTCCTTGGGGAGCAGCCGGAGCAGGTGGAGATCATCTTCTACGGTTCCTTTGCGACAACCCATCGCGGCCATGGTACAGATCTAGCCATGATCGCCGGTCTACTCGATTATGATACGGATGATCTGCGAATCCGAGAGGCCTTTGAGCGAGCAGAAGAAGCTGGAATGAAGGTGAAGATCCGCTCTGCACAGAAGGCTGGAGTACACCCGAATACCGCAACAATAATTCTACACCGGGGAGACCAGAAGATCGTTGTAACGGGCAGCTCCATCGGCGGAGGAAATATAGAGGTCGTGAGTATCGACGATTTTGACGTTAAATTTACGGCGATCTATCCGACTCTGCTGATCTTTCACGCCGACCGACGCGGTATTTTGGCCGAGATGACAGATATATTCAAGCATTCCAACACCAATATCGGTTTTATGGAAGTCGACCGGAAGTCGAGAAGTGGAGATGCTCTGACCGTGATCGAGTGCGATGAGATATTAGATTGCGAATTTATCGAGAGAATTTGCAGCTTACCGGATGTTCACAGGGTTCGTCTTATTCATCTTGGCGTTAAGGGGGATAGAGGATGA